Below is a window of Rhodopseudomonas sp. P2A-2r DNA.
TAGATCTCATACTTGGCGCCGACGTCGATGCCGCGCGTCGGTTCGTCCAGGATCAGCACCTGCGGATCGGTGAACAGCCATTTCGACAGCATGACCTTTTGCTGGTTGCCGCCGGACAGTTTGCCGGACTCCTGGTAGACGTCGTTACAGCGGATCCGCATCCGGCTGCGATAGTCGGTGGCTACCCTGAGTTCGCTGATATCGTCGATGATCTTGCTGCTGGACACGCCGTCGAGATTGGCCAGCGTGATGTTCTTGCGCACGTCGGAGGCCAGCAGCAGCCCGAATTGCTTGCGGTCCTCGGTGACATAGGCCAGCCCGGCATCGATGGCGCGGCCGACGGTGGAGACGTCGATCTGCTTGCCGTTCAGCGTGGCGCGGCCGGTGATCCGGCGGCCCCACGAGCCGCCAAAGATGCTCATGGCGAATTCGGTGCGGCCGGCGCCCATCAGCCCGGCAATGCCGACGATCTCGCCACGCCGGACATTGAAGTCGACGTTCTTGATCACCTGCCGGTCGGCATGGAGTGGGTGATAGACCGACCAGTCCTGCACCGCGAAGATGGGCTCGCCGATATCAGGTTCGCGCTGCGGATAGCGGTGCTCGAGATCGCGGTCGACCATCTTGCGGATGATGCGGTCTTCCTCAACGACGCCGGCGTGGCAATCCAGCGTGTCGACGGTACGGCCGTCGCGCAGCACGGTGATGCGGTCGGCGACGCGGGCGACTTCGTTGAGCTTGTGCGAGATCAGGATTGCCGACATGCCCTGGGCGCGCAGTTCGACCAGCAGATCGAGCAGCGCCGCACTGTCGTTTTCGTTGAGGCTGGCGGTCGGCTCGTCGAGGATCAGCAGGCGGACCTTCTTGGACAGCGCCTTGGCGATCTCCACCAGCTGCTGCTTGCCGACGCCGAGATCGGTGATCAGGGTATCCGGCGACTCGCGCAGGCCGACGGTGGCGAGCACTTCCTTGGCGCGGCGGTCGCGGGCGTCGCGGTCGATGATGCCGAAGCGCGACGGCGGATTGGCGAGAAAGATGTTCTCGGCGATCGACATCAGCGGGATCAGCGCCAGCTCCTGGTGGATGATGATGATGCCGAGCGCCTCGGAATCGTTGATGTCGCGGAACTTGCGCTCCTCGCCTTCGAACACGATGGCGCCGTCATAGCTGCCATGGGGATAGACCCCGCTCAGCACCTTCATGAGCGTCGACTTGCCGGCGCCGTTCTCGCCGACCAGCGCGTGGATTTCGCCGGGCTCGACGGTGAAGCAGACATCGTTCAGCGCCTTCACCCCGGTGAAGGATTTTGAGATGCCGCGCATTTCCAGAATTGCATTCATCGTCGGGCTCCGAGGGAAGGTCTTTCTTCACCTCTCCCGCTTGCGGGAGAGGTCGGAGCCGAGCGTCAGCTCGGCTTCGGGAGAGGGGGGCACAGTCTCGTTGCTGCCCTCTCCCGTCTCGAATGACCTTTGGTCATTCGATCCACCCTCTCCCACCTAGCGAAGCTTCGCTTCGCCGTGCGGGAGAGGGAAGAAGACGCAATCAGAACTGCGACTTCTTGTAATAGCCGCTCTCGACCAGCACCTTCTCCCAGTTGCTCTTGTCGACGGACACCGGCTTGAGCAGGTAGGACGGAACGACCTTGCGGCCGTTGTTGTAGGTCTTGGTGTCGTTGACCTGCACCTGCTTGCCGCTCAGCGCCGCATCCACCATGTCGGCGGTGACCTTGGCGAGTTCGCGGGTGTCCTTGAAGATGGTGGAATACTGCTCGCCGCGCAGCATCGACTTGATCGACGGGACTTCGGCGTCCTGGCCCGTGACGATGGGCATCGGCATGTCGCCGCTGCCGTAGCCGACGCCCTTCAGCGACGACAGGATACCGATCGACAGGCCGTCATACGGCGACAGCACAGCGTTCAGTTTCTTGTTGGTGTAGAAGGCGCTGAGCAGGTTATCCATGCGGGCCTGGGCGGTGGCGCCGTCCCAGCGCAGGGTCGAGACCTTGTTCATGCCCATCTGGCCGCTGGCCACCACCAGCTTGCCGCTGTCGATATAGGGCTTCAGCACCGACATGGCGCCGTCATAGAAGAAGTAGGCGTTGTTGTCGTCGGGCGAGCCGCCGAACAGCTCGATGTTGAACGGGCCCTTGCCTTCCTTCAGCTTCAACGCGGCCTCGATCGACTGCGCCTGCAGCACGCCGACCTGGAAGTTGTCGAAGGTGGCGTAGTAGTCGACGTTGGGGGTCTCCTTGATCAGCCGGTCGTAGGCGATGATGGTGATGCCCTTGGCCTTGGCCTGGGCCAGCACGTCGGACAGAGTGGTGCCGTCGATCGAGGCAACCACCAGCACCTTGGCGCCCTTGGTCACCATGTTCTCGATCTGCGACAGCTGGTTCGGAATGTCGTCTTCGGCATATTGCAGATCGGTGCCGTAGCCGCGCTCCTTCAGTACCTTCACGATGTTGTCGCCATCGGCGATCCAGCGCGCGGAGGCCTTGGTCGGCATGGCGATGCCGACGGTGGGCTTGCTCTGGGCGACGGCCTGGCCGCTCAACGCGAGCGCGGCGAGGGCCACGGCAGACAGAGTTGTCCTGATGAAATTCATGTTCCACTCCCAATTCATTGAATGCCGGTTTCGGCTTGTTGCGGTGTGCTGTGTCTTGTCAGTCGCGCCCGAGGGCGCACATCATATCAAGTCCGGTGCAGTGTGTCCTTCCAGTTGTCGTCAATTTTCTGCAAGCTGAATTGTTGCATTACGTCGAGCCCAGTCTGACACGCGGTTCGGGCCGCCCGCGCGCGCCCGGATCCATCACGAAGGTCCGGCCATGGTCCGGGTCGGCGGCACGCGCCTTGTCGTCCATTCCCTCATGCGCCGAGGTGATCAGCATGCGGTCGAAACCGGCGCCGATGAACACGGGGCAACTCGGCTGCCGCGCCGGCACGCGCAGGGTCCGCAGCCGGACGCCGTCCGGCGAGTAGGCGTCGACGCAGCCGCCGCCCCAGCGCGCGCACCAGATCACACCGTCGCGATCGACCACCGCGCCGTCGAGACCGCCTTCGCCGAGATGCACATAGAGCGTCTCGGGCGCGCCGGTCGGCAGGCCCGTCGCCGGATCCAGCGCGACGCGGTGGAGGACGTTCTTGTGGGTGTCGGCGAAATAGCCGGTGGCACCGTCCGGTGCAAAGCAGATGGCGTTGGGAATGGTGACGTTGGCGTACAGCCGGGTCAGCGCGCCCTGATGCAACGCGTAAATAGCGCCCGCACCGGTCTCTGCCTTGCGTCCCATGCTGCTGGTCCAGAACGTGCCGCACGGATGCACCCGCGCATCGTTGGAGCGCGTCCCGGCATTGTCGTCCTCGATCGCCGTGTGCAGCGTCAGCCGGCCATCGATGATGTCGCGGATGTAGAGGCCATCGTCCGCCGCCAGCAGCTGGTGCGTATCGTCGATGAAGGTCAGCGCGCTGGCCATGATCGGCAGTGCATGGGACGTGGTCTTGCCGGTGTCGAGTTCCGCCTCGAACAGCCGGCGTTCGAGGATGTCGAACCACCAGGCGGTGTCGGAGCCGGAATCGTAGTTCGAGCCCTCGCCGAGATGGCAGCGCGTGGTGTCGAGCGTCGTCGTCGGCACGTCTTCGATGCCGGGCGCGGTCATGATGCTGCTGGGCTCGCTCATGGCTCCTCCTTCAGGCGGTCGAAAATCGGTAGAGCGTCTGGTTCCGGTAGGTGGTGCCGGGGTCGAGGCGTGCGGACGGGAAGTCCGGCCGGTTCGGCGCGTCGGGCCAGTTTTGCGGCTCGAGGCACAGCGCGTCGAACTGACGGTGCGGGCGGCCGTCCTTGCCCGTCACGCTGCCGTCGAGATAGTTGCCGGAATAGAACTGCAGGCCGGGCTGGTTGGTGTGTAGCTCCATGATGCGGCCGGAACGAGGCGCCTGCAGCGTTGCGGCGAGCCGCAGGTCGGACGAGTCGCGCAGGCAGAAATTGTGGTCATAGCCGCGACCGCGCTGCAGCTGCGCGTCGGCGTCGCGAATCCGGGCGCCGATCGCATGGGCGTCGCGGAAATCGAACGGCGAGCCAGCGACGTCGCGCGGCGCGCCCTGCTGCGGAATCCTGTGCTCGTCGATGGCGAGGAAGGCGTCGGCGGCCAGGCTCAGGCGATGGTCGAGGATATCGCCTCCAACCGCGGCGCCGTCGAGGTTGAAGAAGCTGTGATTGGTCAGGCTCACCACCGTCGGCCGCGAGGTGCCGGCCGTGTAGTCGATGGTCAGTTCGCCAGGCCCCGAGATGCGGTAGCTGGCGCGGACGTCGAGCGCGCCCGGATAACCCTCGTCGCCGTCGGGGCTGTGAAGTGCCAGCGTCACGGCGGGGGCCGGACCGTCCTCGGTGGCGACGACGGTCCAGATCTTGCGGCAGAAGCCCTCGACGCCGCCATGCAGGGCGTTGGGCGCTTCATTGGCCGCAAGGGCAACGCGCGTGCCGTCGAGATCGAAGCCGGCACCTGCAATGCGGTTGGCATAGCGGCCGACGGTCGCACCGAAATAACGACCCGGCACGGTGTAGCCGTCGAGATCGTCGAAGCCGAGGACGACGTCCGCGATGTCACCGTTGCGGTCCGGCACCAGCAATGCCTGCAGCGCGGCGCCCCAGGTGATGATCCGTGCCTCGATTCCGTCGGCGGTGCGCAGGCAGATGCGTTCCACCGCCGTGCCGTCGGGCAGGTGACCGAAGATGTCGCGCGTGACGGTGCCTGTCATGGTCAATCCTCGAACGCGTCGACGACAAGGCGCCGGCCCAGCATGAAAGCATCCGCAACATGGATCAGAGGTGCGAGATCGACATCCGATGTACCGCGCCGGACCAGGTCGACGAAGTGACGATACAGCGCGGGGTATTCCTGCTGCGTTTCCGCCAGTGCCACGCCGGCATAAGTGAGCTTCGCGCCGCCTTCGGACAACGTCAACACGCCGTCGCCGGTTTCGACACGGATCTCCCAGGTCTGCGGGCCGGTCTGCAGAAAGTTGAATTCGGCGCGGATGGCCATGCCGCTCTCGTCGGAGAAATCCAGATTCGCCGCAATCGGCGCCGCGCAATTGGCCGGGAACGACAGCTCCGCCTCGGTCAGGAAAAATGGCCGCGGCAGGATGCGGGTCAGGATCGACAGCGCATTGATGCCGGGATCGAATACGCCGAGCCCGCCCGGCTCGAAGATCCAGCGCTGGCCGGGATGCCAGACACGTACGTCTTCCTTCCATGCAATGGCGACGGACCGGATCTCGCGGTTGGCGAGGAACGCCCGTGCCGGTTCAACGGCCGCGGCGAAGCGCGAATGCCAGCTGGCGAACAGCGTCTTGCCGGAGTCCTTCGCCGCGGCGATCAGCGGCGCCATTTCGCTGACCGTGGCGCCCGGAGGCTTTTCCAGCAACACGTGCTTGCCGGCGGCGAGTGCGGCGGCGGCCTGCGCCCGGCGGACTTGCGGCGGGGTGCACAGCGCCACCGCATCGATCTCGGGCGCCTGCGTCAGCAACTCGTCGAGGGTGGCGAAGTGGGCGATGCCGTCGAGCGCGGCATTGCGGCTGGCGACGGCCCTGAGCTCAATGCCGTCCGTCGCCGCGATGGCCGGGATGTGCTGGTCCCGCGCGATCTTGCCGAGGCCGACGATGGCGAGTTGAATCGGATTCACCGGCTTGGTCCCTTGCGATGGTCGTTGGGTTCGTTGTCCATGGTCGCCCCGGTCAATCCGCCGCGCCATGCCGGCGCAACCCGTTCAGGATCACGCTGGTCATCTGCGCAGCCGCCTCATCGGCATCCTGGGCGGCGATCGCCTCGACGATCCGCTCATGCGACGCCAGCACGGTCTCGCGCTCCGGCGCCTCGACCGGCGCGCTCAGGATGAACGAGGCGCGCAGCGCCGCCTCGATGACCCAGCCGATCGAGCGCATGAACGGGTTGCCGGAGGCGTTGGCCACGGTGATGTGCAGGCTGAGGTCGGCGTCGGCAAAGCTCACGGAGTCCGACGGTGCGGCGCGCATGCAGGCCATGCTGCGGCGCAGCTCGGCGACTTCGGCCTCGGTGCGGCGTTCGGCGGCCAGGGCGGCGGCGTGCGGTTCCACCGCCAGCCGGATGTCGGCAAGGTCGCGCAGGAAGCGCTTGTCGATGCCGGCGTCGAGATGCCAGGCGAGCACGTCGATGTCGAACATGTTCCAGGCCGAGCGCTCGCGCACCACGGTACCGACCCGCGCCTTGGTGCTGAGCAACCCCTTGGCCACCAGGGTCTTGACAGCTTCGCGCAGCACCGGGCGCGACACGCCGAACAGCAGAGTCAGCTCGGCATCGCCGGGCAGCTTGGTGCCCTCGGCGTAGCGGCCGGAGATGATGTTGATACCGATGTTGCGGGCCACTTCGGCATGGTTGGAATGGGCGCGCTGGGTCGGGATGGAAACGATCTGCGGGCTCATGACGACGTCGCTCCCAGGCTGCGGCGGCTGGACCGGCGGGCGAAGCCAACCATAGCCTGCTGCAACACAATAAATGTGAACAGCAGGATGCCGGTGGCAATCTTGGTCCACCAGCTAGACAGCGTGCCGTCGAAGTTGATGTAGCTCTGGATCAGGCCCTGGATCAGCACGCCCACAAAAGTGCCGAACACGAAGCCATAACCGCCGGTGAGCAGCGTGCCGCCGATCACCACCGCGGCGATGGTGTCCAGCTCGACGCCGACCGCCGACAGCGAATAGCCGGCAGAGGTGTAGAACGAGAACACGATGCCGGACAGACCTGCCAACACGCTGGACAGCATGTAGATCAGGATCGTAGTCCGCCCGACGCGGATGCCCATCAACGCCGCGGAGATGCGGCTGCCGCCGAGCGCGTAGACATTGGCCCCGAATTTCGTGAAGTGCAGCAGCACCATGCCGGCGGCGAACACCGCAAGCATGATCATCGCAATCACGGTGAGCTGGCCGCCGCCGGGCAGCGCGATGGCGTGGTCGGCGAGGTTGGCATAGAGCGGCGCCGTGATCGGGATCGATTCGGTCGACATCAGGAAGCTGGTGCCGCGCGCCAGGAACATCCCCGCGAGGGTGACGATGAAGGGCGGCAGGTCGAAAAACTGGATCACCGCGCCCATCGCCGCGCCGAAGCCGGCGCAGATCAGCAGGATCAAGGCGAAGGCCAGCCACGGCGACAGGCCGAGATGCTCGATGGCGATGGCCAGGAACACCGTGGTGAAGCCGATCACCGCGCCGACCGACAGGTCGATGCCGCCGGATATGATGACGAAGGTCATGCCGGTGGCGACGATGCCGAGGAAGGCGTTGTCGGTGAGCAGGTCGGCCACGACTCGCGTCGAAGCGAAGTTCGGAAACTGGACCGAACAGAGGATAAAGCCGGCGACGAACACCGCCAATGTGACGAGGACGGGAAACAGCCGGTTCATTTCCGCACCTTCGACAGCAGCAGGCCGAGGCCGGACAACCGCGGCGACTGCAGCAGCAGCACCACCAGCACCACCACGGCCTTGACCACCAGATTGAATTCCGGACGGAAGCCGGACAGCAGGATGCCGGTGTTCATGGCCTGGATGATCAACGCGCCCAACATCGCGAAAACCAGGCTGAAGCGGCCGCCGAACAGCGACGTGCCGCCGATCACCACGGCGAGGATGGCGTCGAGCTCGAGCCACAGGCCGGCATTGTTGGCATCGGCGCCGAGAATATCTGCGGCGGCAACGATGCCCGCCAGCGCCGCGCAAAGACTGCACCAGACATAGACCGCCATGGTCATGGCCGTGGTGCCGACGCCGGCCAGCGCGCTGGCGCGGGCATTGCCGCCGGTGGCTTCGATCATCAGCCCCAGCGCGGTGCCGCGTACCAAAGCCAGGGTGACAAGCAGCATGCCGAGCGTGATCGCCACCGGCGCGGGAATGCCGAGCACCGAGCCGCCGCCGAACCACACCAGATCCGGCGCGGTGAAGGTGACGATGCGGCCCTCGGTAATCAATTGCGCGATGCCGCGCCCGGCGACCATCAGGATCAGCGTCGCGACGATCGGCTGGATACCGAGCACCGCGACCAGGAAACCGTTCCACAAGCCGCACACCAGGCCGGCGCCGAGGGCCGCCGCCAGCACCACCGGCAGCGAGTGGCTGTCGGCGAGGCTCGCGGCGATGGCGCCGGAGATCGCCATCACCGCACCGACCGAGAGATCGATGCCGCGGGTGGCGATCACCAGCACCATGCCGAGCGACAGCAATGCTACTGGCGCGCCGCGGTTGAAGACATCGACCAGGCTGCCGAACAGCCGTCCGTCCTGCAGCCTGAGATCGAAGAATTGCGGCGACACGGTCCAGTTGATGGCGAGGATCGCCAGAAAGGCGACCACTTGCGGCAGGCCGGAGCGGGGCAGGCGAAATGCCATTCAGATCCCCTTATGCCGCGTGCTGATCGGCGGCGATGGCCGCGACGATCGACGTTACGTTGATGGCGTCGCCGGCCAGCGACGCGACGTGCGCGCGCTCGCGCAGCACGATCACCTCGTCGGCATAGGTGACGATCTCCTCGAGCTCCGAGGAAATCACCAGCAAGGCCAGCCCGTCGGCGCACAGTTTCTGGATCAGCCGGATGATTTCGGCGTGGGCGCCGACGTCGATGCCGCGGGTCGGTTCGTCGAGGATCAGCAGGCGCGGTTCGATGGCCAGCCAGCGCGCCAGCAGCGCCTTCTGCTGGTTGCCGCCGGACAACAGACCGATGGGGCGCTCCGGATCGGCCGGGCGAATGTCGAGCAGTTTGATGAAACGATTTGCGATGTCGTCCTGTTCGCGGCGCGACAGC
It encodes the following:
- the mmsA gene encoding multiple monosaccharide ABC transporter ATP-binding protein, giving the protein MNAILEMRGISKSFTGVKALNDVCFTVEPGEIHALVGENGAGKSTLMKVLSGVYPHGSYDGAIVFEGEERKFRDINDSEALGIIIIHQELALIPLMSIAENIFLANPPSRFGIIDRDARDRRAKEVLATVGLRESPDTLITDLGVGKQQLVEIAKALSKKVRLLILDEPTASLNENDSAALLDLLVELRAQGMSAILISHKLNEVARVADRITVLRDGRTVDTLDCHAGVVEEDRIIRKMVDRDLEHRYPQREPDIGEPIFAVQDWSVYHPLHADRQVIKNVDFNVRRGEIVGIAGLMGAGRTEFAMSIFGGSWGRRITGRATLNGKQIDVSTVGRAIDAGLAYVTEDRKQFGLLLASDVRKNITLANLDGVSSSKIIDDISELRVATDYRSRMRIRCNDVYQESGKLSGGNQQKVMLSKWLFTDPQVLILDEPTRGIDVGAKYEIYCIINELADAGKSVIVISSEMPELLGICDRICVMNEGAFVGEFAAHEATQEKIMRAIMRKGERQP
- the chvE gene encoding multiple monosaccharide ABC transporter substrate-binding protein produces the protein MNFIRTTLSAVALAALALSGQAVAQSKPTVGIAMPTKASARWIADGDNIVKVLKERGYGTDLQYAEDDIPNQLSQIENMVTKGAKVLVVASIDGTTLSDVLAQAKAKGITIIAYDRLIKETPNVDYYATFDNFQVGVLQAQSIEAALKLKEGKGPFNIELFGGSPDDNNAYFFYDGAMSVLKPYIDSGKLVVASGQMGMNKVSTLRWDGATAQARMDNLLSAFYTNKKLNAVLSPYDGLSIGILSSLKGVGYGSGDMPMPIVTGQDAEVPSIKSMLRGEQYSTIFKDTRELAKVTADMVDAALSGKQVQVNDTKTYNNGRKVVPSYLLKPVSVDKSNWEKVLVESGYYKKSQF
- a CDS encoding SMP-30/gluconolactonase/LRE family protein, whose translation is MSEPSSIMTAPGIEDVPTTTLDTTRCHLGEGSNYDSGSDTAWWFDILERRLFEAELDTGKTTSHALPIMASALTFIDDTHQLLAADDGLYIRDIIDGRLTLHTAIEDDNAGTRSNDARVHPCGTFWTSSMGRKAETGAGAIYALHQGALTRLYANVTIPNAICFAPDGATGYFADTHKNVLHRVALDPATGLPTGAPETLYVHLGEGGLDGAVVDRDGVIWCARWGGGCVDAYSPDGVRLRTLRVPARQPSCPVFIGAGFDRMLITSAHEGMDDKARAADPDHGRTFVMDPGARGRPEPRVRLGST
- a CDS encoding aldose epimerase family protein, which produces MTGTVTRDIFGHLPDGTAVERICLRTADGIEARIITWGAALQALLVPDRNGDIADVVLGFDDLDGYTVPGRYFGATVGRYANRIAGAGFDLDGTRVALAANEAPNALHGGVEGFCRKIWTVVATEDGPAPAVTLALHSPDGDEGYPGALDVRASYRISGPGELTIDYTAGTSRPTVVSLTNHSFFNLDGAAVGGDILDHRLSLAADAFLAIDEHRIPQQGAPRDVAGSPFDFRDAHAIGARIRDADAQLQRGRGYDHNFCLRDSSDLRLAATLQAPRSGRIMELHTNQPGLQFYSGNYLDGSVTGKDGRPHRQFDALCLEPQNWPDAPNRPDFPSARLDPGTTYRNQTLYRFSTA
- a CDS encoding Gfo/Idh/MocA family protein, with product MNPIQLAIVGLGKIARDQHIPAIAATDGIELRAVASRNAALDGIAHFATLDELLTQAPEIDAVALCTPPQVRRAQAAAALAAGKHVLLEKPPGATVSEMAPLIAAAKDSGKTLFASWHSRFAAAVEPARAFLANREIRSVAIAWKEDVRVWHPGQRWIFEPGGLGVFDPGINALSILTRILPRPFFLTEAELSFPANCAAPIAANLDFSDESGMAIRAEFNFLQTGPQTWEIRVETGDGVLTLSEGGAKLTYAGVALAETQQEYPALYRHFVDLVRRGTSDVDLAPLIHVADAFMLGRRLVVDAFED
- a CDS encoding FadR/GntR family transcriptional regulator: MSPQIVSIPTQRAHSNHAEVARNIGINIISGRYAEGTKLPGDAELTLLFGVSRPVLREAVKTLVAKGLLSTKARVGTVVRERSAWNMFDIDVLAWHLDAGIDKRFLRDLADIRLAVEPHAAALAAERRTEAEVAELRRSMACMRAAPSDSVSFADADLSLHITVANASGNPFMRSIGWVIEAALRASFILSAPVEAPERETVLASHERIVEAIAAQDADEAAAQMTSVILNGLRRHGAAD
- the yjfF gene encoding galactofuranose ABC transporter, permease protein YjfF, which gives rise to MNRLFPVLVTLAVFVAGFILCSVQFPNFASTRVVADLLTDNAFLGIVATGMTFVIISGGIDLSVGAVIGFTTVFLAIAIEHLGLSPWLAFALILLICAGFGAAMGAVIQFFDLPPFIVTLAGMFLARGTSFLMSTESIPITAPLYANLADHAIALPGGGQLTVIAMIMLAVFAAGMVLLHFTKFGANVYALGGSRISAALMGIRVGRTTILIYMLSSVLAGLSGIVFSFYTSAGYSLSAVGVELDTIAAVVIGGTLLTGGYGFVFGTFVGVLIQGLIQSYINFDGTLSSWWTKIATGILLFTFIVLQQAMVGFARRSSRRSLGATSS
- a CDS encoding ABC transporter permease; protein product: MAFRLPRSGLPQVVAFLAILAINWTVSPQFFDLRLQDGRLFGSLVDVFNRGAPVALLSLGMVLVIATRGIDLSVGAVMAISGAIAASLADSHSLPVVLAAALGAGLVCGLWNGFLVAVLGIQPIVATLILMVAGRGIAQLITEGRIVTFTAPDLVWFGGGSVLGIPAPVAITLGMLLVTLALVRGTALGLMIEATGGNARASALAGVGTTAMTMAVYVWCSLCAALAGIVAAADILGADANNAGLWLELDAILAVVIGGTSLFGGRFSLVFAMLGALIIQAMNTGILLSGFRPEFNLVVKAVVVLVVLLLQSPRLSGLGLLLSKVRK